The sequence tcatattttttatagataaataaaaaactgaagaaGATAGAAATAAGCGTAATCAATTTGTCAAGATTGGAAAAAGATAAAACAGaatctaaattaaattcttatcgatacaaaatttttaaagcaaatccTAAGAAGAAGGGATCATACAAACAATATTTTCTGACACATAATTCAAAAACCAGAATGGTAATCGTAGAAGCTAAAGAAGCGTAGTTTTAATCTCAGACAATCAAGTTTGTGGAATTGATTAGAAATCTAAAAAATCGGAAAGCTTTAACAATTGTCATCTTCTTAGAATTCATTGttgtatttctaaatttatttccttCTAGTAGCACTCAGATAGTGAAAGGACTCAGGAGaagcttatttatttatttgttcttCGTTTCTGCAAATTTTTATTAGTAATAAACTTTTacactaagttaaaaaaaaacacatggacatataatttcgaaaattaaattcagatactcattccaCAGCATgataagcatttcaaaaaatgatatgtTTGTGATAGagataggttaaaaataaataaacctttatgacacaaattatataaaatattcaatcacATTACCTTGAgccaaataattaacttttgttgCTGAATagagacaaattaaaatttcatctttatgtTACTTGTGTAAAAAAACTAGTCGGCGAATAAGTAATTAACCAgctcataacataaaaagcattaaagaattattttcagtgaatcattGAAGTAACTTTTActctatctttttctaaaaatttaagttatttataacattttaaactattcaaggaaaaattaaaatatatttgcacataatttcgATATCCGAATTCAGATGCTCATTTCACATTGCAacactttacaaaaaaatgtaattggaaAGGAGtataattttcattccaaaattcaGATCAGTTTTCATCtgcatcttttaaaaatttttatttaatttataaaattatcaaattttcgtgactgaatattaatttaaaagaaaaaatcaaaacatttgtaCATATTATACTGaacattaaatgaaaatatttatctcAAAACACCAGCGTCATTCCTAAAAATTACTTAATGAAAACtactattaaataattaatttatgttgcataaatttaagaaactagatttgaatctttattcaatttgatatttaaaaaaatatttagcttatATCACTTGATTATTTTACTAAATGAGAAGCATTCgactataattctcactaaaaccttcaaataatttgtagttaatacatttttttaatttgtactttcatttctaaaatttttgtttaatagtgaactcttaaaataattctagaaaatgttaattttagtgaaatcagtacataattaattaatcagtttacaacataaaaagcattgcacaattatttttatcaaaacattcaaataaaatttacattgtatttttcttcaaatttgaaactgcatttatGTATATCTAAGTTATTAATAACCTTTCtaactaagttttaaaaaattcaaatatatgtgaatataattttaaaaattgaatttagatactcatttcacaagaTCACTAGCgccataaaaaatcatataattttcatagaagcatataaaagaaaaaagtcaacttttattatgaaagtaatcagctaataatgaattaaacatttcacaacataaaaagcaccaaaaaattattttcattaaaacaatcaaattattttcactttatatttttttaatgcaaacctTCATTTCCTAATATTtggatttattattatattttaaaattgttctaggcaatttaatttttaatataatcaattaataattcctcaataatttcaaaacatacaaagccttgaacaattattttaattgaaatattcggataatttttactttatgtttttataattttagacaaaattaaaaCGTAtgcataaataattttgaaaattaaattcagatattCATTTTACACCatcgcaaacatttaaaaaaattaaataattataactgatCATAtcgaagatatttaaaataaaacaaaacttctAGTATACAAATtctagcagaaattaaattgcaTAACTTTAAAGTCAATAATTCATTGATCAGTTtggaacataaaaaattatatttttatgaaaattttaattattaatatatatatatatataattatatcaggaataatgataattattgattctaataatttattataattgggataatatataatatataatcattgggatattcaaataattttttatttgtttttaatttgaaattttccttatttgaatttgatttattgataagcttttaactttttttaaacatgtaacttttaacagaatcagttaataattagtaaataaaaattttctgaaaattttaattatattataattttgaaaactaaataaagatactcatttcacaacatctcaaacatttaaaaaaattatataattgtaatagagttATGTTAACTCTTTAAGACCCATTGGGATTTTTTTTCCCAAAATCGCGTTAAAAATCCataactttgcaaaaaattaatatatttttaatttctttaatgcatacacaaaaaattgtttttattgtttgtaaaaaatttgaaactctaTACAAAAGATACATGTTTATTATAACAAGAATATGTAAATAGTCAATTACATAACCTCAATGTAAGTAATATATTATTTacgttacttaatttaaaaaaatttaaattcaatcctCAAGTAAGtgcattttttgaaacaaaattaatacgTCGTTAATGAATcagtttgtaaaataaaaataaataaacatttatttctatggagacattaaaataattgttgccttatatttcactgaaaatttaaagtattattaatcttttaaactaattacataaaaacttaaaacaagtTCACATACACTTTTGAAGATTGAGTTCAGATAATTATTTCACAAcatcgaaaacattttaaaagttattaaattgtaatttattttatttaattataagcaAAAATTGACGTTTTCggcataataataattaattacaaaataagagCTGTTATTggaagtaaatttaaaaagacaCAAATCGCGATAATTATCGGCGatcaataatatacttttttatataatatacttttttaagaatttctacaTCAATGGATctctactaatggaggttacgtgTTTTTACATATAGGAAGATTTTGGAATGATTTGTTCCATTTCTTCCTTGGAATTATTTTTCTTACGtgacttttaatattgaaaataaatgcatttttttatttctcttttactTTACTTGTTGACTTCTTATTCACATATATGTATGAAATATTGATTAAATCCTGATAGATAAACTACTGCGAgataagaataaaaagaaagatatcGTTTGTTATTTCCAATCATAAATAATCTCAACAGGCATGTATGAAGTAGGATCCTTCTGTCAAATTTAATTGCTaagtaaaaagttataattttattccgaGTTTTTTAAGTCATCGAAAAAAAAGTGAGGACAAGAAAATGTCtggaaatacaaatttattacaaTATGCAGCTACTGTCACAGGTGGGGTATAAAAATAGTGTTAATCAAACTTTGTTCCACTTAGAAGTGTGATATTATCTTGTTAATCTAgtaaagtttgaaataattaataaagttctCTGGtaaaatttcacaacaatttaaaattagaaagcaAAATGGGGATAACCACTATCAATTTAAGTGAATTCGATTCCGGACaattgataaaaatccaaaaaaagtttAGGCGTCTTTATCCAACGAATTCTACAAATTCGAGtcgattcagaagaattaaattaaattgaaactaaaagaaATCTATTGAATGCAGTGGGATCAAACTGAATTAAATAAGATTCAAAGGAATCAAGgcgaattctaaataatttgagtaaattcaattcaaatcaagcgaatttaaattaattcaaaaaattaaaaaataaatcaagtgtCCTTGGAAgagttgaagaaatttcgaaagatttcgagtgaattaataataatcaaataaattgaatccaataaaatttaacataattctAAAGTATTCggaggaatttaaaataattcaagcagattaaaaatatttaaattaattttgatgaactTAAgagaatcaacaaaaaattaaagtaaatacaaaataattgataaacatgTATAACAATCTGAATTAGATATTAATTAACACCACTAAAGCAAgcaggaaaaaaatgatttgtcaattaatctaaatttaacaacattgtgtattgtcaaagtctttcaattattaaaaaagaaattattattaattactcaccatattcttttaaaaacctAGTTCAGaagaaattcaacaatattttataaacattcgaaaacctttcaaagtttgaaaatatttttaatttcttcaaagctTTTAATAGTCCTAAATGCCTATGAATCtaactcaaattatttttaaaattgtaaacaatattcaaaaattaatagatttgcCTCAAGGTCTTCCaggtttttttaatattcttagatatcttttgtaatatctttactttttttaaatgtaacaaaaaatgaatttaaaaaaaagaagaatatttaaaattttcgcagAAATCGTCAGAAATgtttactattttcttaaaaccttttgaaattaccaaaaagctttaaaattttgtatcgaaattttcaaataaatttttgtggataaatatcttttcaagtttttttaggaaccttaagaaaagtttttaataactttaaacgtatcaaaatccttcagaagcttcgactttttttttaatctactaaAATCTATACTTTGCTGAAAAAAGATAtctcttttcaaattataaacttgatttcaaaatttttgattttttttagtaaataatatcTTCTGAActggtttgatttttttttagaattttttaaactcttgcaagattaaaaaaattacacatgaAACTTTTAGATTGTTtgcgaaaattgtgaaaatcttTTAGAATGCTTAAAGAAATGAAACAgtctttcaaaatgaaaaatcaactattatatttttttataagaactcACCTCTTTAGTTAACCTAGTacgttaattttataacaaattgttgaattttaaaacaaaacaaaaattaatctttcaccaaaaaagattaattgttataaaccaatataatatttgttatgtcaacgaaaaattgttttaattatatattaaaacattcggattcattaaaaaaacaagcgaaagggggagggtcggtaaggccggtttttggcctaatttatttttggaccaaaaaatctgaaaaaatcatggtagtatcttataagtatcccgagtcNNNNNNNNNNNNNNNNNNNNNNNNNNNNNNNNNNNNNNNNNNNNNNNNNNNNNNNNNNNNNNNNNNNNNNNNNNNNNNNNNNNNNNNNNNNNNNNNNNNNatcgactcgggatacttataagatactaccatgattttttcagattttttggtccaaaaataaattaggccaaaaaccggccttaccgatcCTCCCCCTTTCACCTAAAAAGTTCGGCTTGtaatacaaaaaagatcaaatttgtgccaaaagaaaagatatttcaaaaaaattgtcgaattttatttttaaatataaaatgtaaattgtcTACGAAAAAGTTACTTtacaaccaaagagtggaatttccaagtaaaactcttaaagacgaattttccagaaaacagttaaaatattaatcgtaaaaagatttttcagtcaagaatgaacaaaaaatgtaaccaaactgttaacttttcaaataaaaaaagaggaattttctacaaagcagtttaattaataataataaatttcttcaagGAAACTCTtagattttaaaccgaaaaataaaattttataccaaaaaataaattaaattatcgctacagttttttcaattcatgtattaatttaatagttaaaatgagttctaaatcaaaaacataatagttgacttttcaaaaaaaagcaTGAATGAAACAGATAATCTTTTAATTTAGACaactattgttaaattatttaaattatacctacttcttacattttttaacagaacgattaatttactatcgaaacacaaatttttaataatatttaagaattctccaccacaaagttgaattttcaattaaattcatataatcctaaccaaaaagttgcaccattttatttggataaacaccattggattttccttgtcccagtaattttttcttttgtgtcccacttaaggataattttatattaattaactataaaactaataatatattttctcttCTAATCCATCAAATAATGTATTAGCCACTTTTTATAATGGCTCTAGcaccaaaaattacaatttaccattttaaaattgtttttatgtgggttagcttttcgtAAATGTCCCAATCATGATCAGTTTACCTTCGAGTATCGTGATgtcaaactaaaattaaataaatcctgGATCGATTCTCGTATCGTCTCGCTCGAATGCAGCACTACCTATTTCATTCATTAAAACAGCCATTTTCTTAGTTGCCCATACTAATTAACTAGTTACCGCAACTAATCGAATTGTTGTGTCAACTAATAAAATCGCAGTATCAATTATNNNNNNNNNNNNNNNNNNNNNNNNNNNNNNNNNNNNNNNNNNNNNNNNNNNNNNNNNNNNNNNNNNNNNNNNNNNNNNNNNNNNNNNNNNNNNNNNNNNNGTcgccactaaactccgaaactacttaaccgatATTGATGAAATTCTGTATACTATGTGCAATTTAgtccaacttaaaggataggatacgTTTTATCTCGATTAATTATTATGCGTGGCCAGGTCTGCTAGTAGCTTTACCAAATCGTAAAAACTAAATAGATAgttcaactaaacatttttgtGGTTTAGAAGCAGTTCCTGCACATTTGGTgctagaatcttttaaattacgctttttaaattgaactttttaaacaaaatttgtttattaatttttaattacaggttCACTAACAGTGGTAGGGTATGGTGCTATCGCAGCCTGGGCATCCCCAGCAATTCCTTACTTGGAAAGTGAAAAATCAGAAATTCTTATCACCAAAGATCAAAGTTCCTGGATAGCCTCTCTCTACTCTTTAGGATTTTTAATCGGATTTTTTATGAATCCTATTTTTGTTGATAGAATTGGTCGAAAATggactttaatattattttcactgCCGCAAATCACATCTTGGCTcctgataatttcagcaaaaagcCACATCACTCTCTACATCGCAAGGCTCATCGGAGGAACGGGATATGGAGGAGGCCTGTGTGCTCTAACAATCTACATTTCAGAAATTGGAAACAAAAATAATAGAGGAATTTTCCTAGTCCTTATCCGACTTTCCGCGGGAACTGGATTCCTCTTCACCACAGTTTTAGGAGCTTTTTTCACAtacaatcaaatgaattttgttCTTCTCATGCTTCCAATCACGTTCCTGGTTTTGTTTTTATTCATGCCCGATTCAtcgtattttttagaaattaataaaagacTGGAAGGAGAAgaaatgaagaagatgaattctttTGGATTAGAAGAAGATGAAAATGAATCAAGATTAAATTCTAAGGAAGACTCacaatttttggaagaatattcCAAAAAGAAAAGTTCAAACCAAGAGTATTTACGACAAAGAATTCCTAAATCAGAACCGAAATCTTGGAAGCTTGGaaagaatagttttaattttagagaATCAAGTTTGTGGAAACTGATTGGAAATCCGAAAAATCGAAAAGCCTTGGCAATTGTCATCTTTTTGGGATTTACTGTTGTTTTTTCAGGAAACTCTGTTTTGGgatcttttggtcaaaaaatacTCACTCACAAGGGAGCTATTATGGAtcccaaaaatggaatggtattTTTATCACTTCTGAATGTATTTGCTTGTCTAATAAGCACACAGATAGTGGAAAGAGTCAAGAGAAGAACTCTTTTATTATATTCTGGAGTAATCTCTTCCATTTCCCTGGGAATTGTGGGAGTTTTTTTCTGTATGGATAAAAATGCGATGGATGTTTCTTATTTTGGATGGGTTCCCATTGTTTTCCTCTCAATGTACGATATTTTAATTAGCGCTGGAACTTGTAATATTTTCTACATTTACCAAGGAGAATTATTTACAAATGATGTTAAAAGTGTAGCAGTGACAATAATAAAACTTGTGTATATAGCAGTTTCATTTATATCCAtattagaatttctgaaaatgattGAGGTTACGGGAATAGATTGGGCTTTTTGGATTTTTGGAAGCTGCTGTGCTGTTGGGAcagttattgtttattttatagctCCTGAAAGTAAAGGAAAAACTTTGGCGGAAATACAGGAATCTTTGGATGTGAAGAGATTTGTTccttgaattcaaaatattgggAGTGGAAGGAAGAAAAGTGTTTTACTTTAGTTTATTATAGGAAAGtgcttatttttatttcttaattattgaAGAAATAGTTAATTAAACATGGACAAGTTTGATTACGAACCAAGTCTTTCAATAcgtattttaagtttgaatttaagatcttaagtgaaataaaataaataatgtataaatgaattatatattaaaattttattattcattcaaattatatattatccAATTTCAGAtcatctattaattatttatttaaaaaacacgaGTTAATGTGTGACGTGGAACCCCGAATTGGGTGTCACGAAACTTGTACAGTCTGACAGGGGATTCATCTGGCTTGAGTTGGCCTGTGCACGTGTTAACAGCTATTTCTTCTACCCTAAGGACCCCTTCGACATCTTCGAATCCCAGATTCTCGCTCTTGAGGAAAGCCTGCACGACGGTCTCTAGAAATGAGCTAATCATTCTGAAACAGGGCCATCAGTTTACCTTCAGACGAGGGATCGGGGGTTCAAGAATTGACTTCACGAACGCCACGCCCCATCTATCTTCGAAGATAAGCGACTGGCGATTTCTCGAGGAAACAACCTTGAGTGACCACCGATGCATGGAGTTCGGTATAACGAACCTGAAAAGTGGAACTTCGAAAAAAAGGATCGGCAAAGTGAAACACCCCTCCAGGGATACAAGACGGCTCAATAAGGACAAACCAAGTTCATTGATGAGCTTGGTTGGTTTAAGTGCACTTAGCCGATGGAGAGTACTCCGTCGGGCCTGCGTAGCAGATGCAACACAGCGCGACGGCAAGTCACCCGCTCTAAGGGTGATCCTGCACTGCATGTGGCATGGAAGATCGCTAAGGTGGCATATAAGAAGGCCATGAGGAGAAGCCAACTTCAATGATGGAGGGACTTGATCGGAGAGTTCGAGAAGGACCCATGGGGGTTGTGTTTAAGATAGTCACCAAGAAATTGAAGGACTCCCGTCCTGGAGGATCCCGATCAGGTCTGTAAAATGGTGAGGACCCCGTTTTCGCAAGTGGCATTATTCCTAATGAGGATTGGAGAGCTTGCTTGGTCCAAAGTGAAGAACTTTTTACTCTCGAGAAACTGAAGAGAGCGAGTCGAAGGCTGACCGGAGTTCGATTGTATACCAAACGAGATTCTCAAAGAGGTGATCGGAGTATACCTGGAGATCATCCTAGAAGCCTTGAAATCCTGTCTTCGGGAGGTGTTGTTCTATGTGGACTAGAAGATGCAGAGACTGGTCCTCCTTAGAAAGGGAGAAAAGCCCCTAGATACCTGGATTAACTGTTACGTTAAATTCAATTAGCCAAATTTGAACGCTCActcttaaaatccattttttattttcattgtttattcatAATCGAGGGTTACACAAAAATTACTATGAACGTGAAATCGGGTTTTACCTAAGGCTACGTTACTTTCGGGGGGGGGAGGGTCCATAACCAAATAAACGGTTGTCAACAGAGGGAAGGGTGAGGGGTAAAAATTGCCTGAAGTTGGTGAtgtattttatgactttttacttaacaattatattttattgcacAATTCCATTTTCCACTTGCCAAATCAATATTATATATGGTTCTGAtagtttgaaatatatatttattgcaTGTATGATTATAGTAAATAAAATACAGAGAGCTAAAACCTGTAAACGCTCGTACATAAGATTCAGAACAACAAGACGATGGTTGAAAAAAAGTGCTCCTTTGATCGTAGGATTTCTATACACTTTATATGTTTCTTCGTCAGTAACGGCTTTGTAAAAAtgtcagaaacatttttttcacttgatATTGAcaagcaattttataaatttaaagtttaacaaaataaaattgtcaagcaagtataatttgcttaattattgctTAATTTGCTTAATAATTTGGATAATAGGTTGGGTAGGCTTCCGGATAGGTAGGTGGATGGGCTCCATGATATAAAGTCTAAGAGATTCCAGGAGGCGTAGATGGATAGGCTGATGTGGGAGCAGCCTGGTAGATACCTTGATTAGCCGCCGGACAGGTAACTGGGTAGGCTCCGGGATATACAGCCAAAGAGGTTCCAGAAGGCGCAGCTGGATAGGCTCCCTGATAAGCTGCCTGGTAGTTTGTCGAAGGAGCAACCCCATTTGTGCCTTGATTGACAACTGGATAGTTTGCTGCAGGAGCAACTATATTTGAGCCTTGAATGATAGCCGGATAGTTAGCTGGCTAGGCTACCTGATAAGCTGCCTGGTAGTTTGCTGGTGgaattactttttgttgaaaatttatattttggagttgaaaaatgaactgaaatcttttctggatcaa comes from Belonocnema kinseyi isolate 2016_QV_RU_SX_M_011 chromosome 5, B_treatae_v1, whole genome shotgun sequence and encodes:
- the LOC117173034 gene encoding facilitated trehalose transporter Tret1-2 homolog, whose translation is MSGNTNLLQYAATVTGSLTVVGYGAIAAWASPAIPYLESEKSEILITKDQSSWIASLYSLGFLIGFFMNPIFVDRIGRKWTLILFSLPQITSWLLIISAKSHITLYIARLIGGTGYGGGLCALTIYISEIGNKNNRGIFLVLIRLSAGTGFLFTTVLGAFFTYNQMNFVLLMLPITFLVLFLFMPDSSYFLEINKRLEGEEMKKMNSFGLEEDENESRLNSKEDSQFLEEYSKKKSSNQEYLRQRIPKSEPKSWKLGKNSFNFRESSLWKLIGNPKNRKALAIVIFLGFTVVFSGNSVLGSFGQKILTHKGAIMDPKNGMVFLSLLNVFACLISTQIVERVKRRTLLLYSGVISSISLGIVGVFFCMDKNAMDVSYFGWVPIVFLSMYDILISAGTCNIFYIYQGELFTNDVKSVAVTIIKLVYIAVSFISILEFLKMIEVTGIDWAFWIFGSCCAVGTVIVYFIAPESKGKTLAEIQESLDVKRFVP